A stretch of Luteitalea sp. DNA encodes these proteins:
- a CDS encoding SMP-30/gluconolactonase/LRE family protein: MKPNPILDFGIDKSAIRYIGQELQRPECILAEPDGTLWVADARGGVVRLTANGRQEIIAQRRSGHFQAANSEAQRYLEGTLPNGLAFARNGDFLISNFGTDCLEVMSRDGTSKVVADRIDGQPIGKVNFVLRDSRDRIWITVSTRLKSWMRALRADLADGYLARYENGAFHIVADGFRFTNEIRFDADERFLYVVETTGGCITRLRIDDRGEVAEREVFGPSSLGKSAWPDGIAFDSYGNLWGTLVYSDKLFVLTPQGDLRILLDEGDPQQVDALEQAFLRNEVTEDVLFATGRGLAPWMASVTFGGCDLRTVYIGSLKGTRIPYFRAPVPGLPMVHWSEQAA, encoded by the coding sequence ATAAAGCCCAACCCGATTCTCGACTTCGGCATCGACAAGAGCGCCATTCGGTATATTGGGCAGGAGCTGCAGCGGCCCGAATGCATTCTGGCGGAGCCAGACGGGACGTTGTGGGTTGCCGATGCCCGCGGCGGCGTCGTACGGCTGACGGCAAACGGTCGTCAGGAGATCATCGCCCAACGGCGATCGGGACACTTTCAGGCGGCCAACAGCGAGGCTCAGCGGTATCTGGAAGGGACGCTGCCGAACGGACTGGCGTTCGCCCGCAACGGTGACTTCTTGATCTCGAACTTCGGTACGGACTGCCTGGAGGTCATGTCGAGGGACGGAACCTCGAAAGTCGTGGCCGACCGGATCGATGGCCAACCGATCGGGAAGGTCAATTTCGTCCTCCGGGATTCACGGGATCGCATCTGGATCACGGTGTCCACCAGACTCAAGAGCTGGATGCGTGCGCTGCGAGCGGATCTGGCCGACGGCTATCTCGCCCGGTACGAGAATGGCGCGTTTCATATCGTGGCCGACGGTTTCCGCTTCACCAATGAGATCCGCTTCGACGCCGATGAGAGGTTCCTCTACGTGGTGGAGACCACGGGAGGCTGCATTACGCGCTTGCGCATCGACGACAGGGGCGAGGTCGCGGAGCGAGAAGTCTTCGGCCCCAGCAGCCTGGGGAAAAGCGCATGGCCCGATGGCATCGCCTTCGATAGCTATGGCAATCTTTGGGGGACGCTCGTCTATTCCGATAAGCTGTTCGTGCTGACACCGCAGGGGGACTTGCGCATTCTGCTGGATGAAGGCGACCCGCAGCAGGTGGACGCGCTCGAGCAAGCGTTCCTGCGCAACGAGGTCACCGAGGACGTCCTGTTCGCCACGGGTCGCGGCCTGGCACCGTGGATGGCGAGCGTCACGTTCGGCGGCTGCGATCTACGAACGGTGTACATTGGTTCTCTGAAAGGTACGCGCATCCCCTATTTTCGTGCACCGGTCCCTGGTCTCCCGATGGTGCACTGGAGCGAACAGGCAGCGTAA
- the mmsA gene encoding CoA-acylating methylmalonate-semialdehyde dehydrogenase, with amino-acid sequence MIEAHVNLAANYIDGEWLRGASSTAAEITNPATTELLASIPLAEAEDVAAAVRVAAAAFPAWRQVPPQERIQYLFRFKQLLQEHADEIARTTTMENGKTLAEARAELQRGIENVEVACGIPTLMQGYNLEDVSRGIDEMMIRQPLGVTAAITPFNFPSMIPLWFLPYAIACGNTFILKPSERVPLTALKLFELLHQTGLPRGVVNLVVGAKPAVDALLHHPDVRAISFVGSSPVAKYIYAEGATHGKRVQCQGGAKNYVVVMPDADLEMTAKIVGDSAFGCAGQRCLAVSTAITVGDASKHFPTRMVDLASTIRVGNGLDDKVQMGPVITPASKSRIMQLIDRGLNDGGTALLDGRDAPIETGNFLKPTVLAGIDTASELTTTEIFGPVLSLNEAADLDEAIQILSKSPYGNAASIFTSSGAAARKFRYEAPTGNVGVNIGVAAPMAYFPFSGWKDSFLGVLHGQGRDAIEFYTDKKVVIERWPKEWSRRF; translated from the coding sequence ATGATCGAAGCACACGTCAATCTGGCAGCAAACTACATCGATGGCGAGTGGCTGCGCGGCGCATCGTCGACGGCCGCCGAGATCACGAATCCCGCAACCACCGAACTCCTCGCGAGCATCCCCCTGGCCGAAGCAGAGGATGTTGCCGCTGCTGTACGCGTGGCGGCCGCGGCATTCCCCGCGTGGCGACAAGTCCCGCCGCAAGAGCGCATTCAATATCTGTTCCGATTCAAGCAGCTCCTCCAGGAGCACGCTGACGAGATCGCGCGCACGACGACGATGGAGAACGGGAAGACGCTCGCCGAAGCGCGCGCCGAGCTGCAGCGAGGCATCGAGAACGTCGAGGTGGCGTGCGGGATTCCCACGCTGATGCAGGGCTACAACCTGGAAGACGTGTCGCGCGGGATCGACGAGATGATGATCCGCCAGCCGTTGGGTGTCACCGCCGCAATCACGCCGTTCAACTTCCCGTCGATGATTCCGCTCTGGTTCCTGCCGTATGCCATCGCGTGCGGCAATACGTTCATTTTGAAGCCGTCGGAGCGCGTGCCGCTCACCGCGCTCAAGCTGTTCGAGCTGTTGCACCAGACGGGGCTGCCGCGCGGCGTCGTCAATCTGGTGGTCGGCGCGAAGCCGGCGGTCGACGCCTTGCTGCACCACCCCGACGTCAGGGCGATCAGCTTCGTCGGTTCCAGCCCCGTGGCGAAGTACATCTATGCAGAGGGAGCCACACACGGCAAGCGTGTCCAATGCCAGGGCGGCGCCAAGAACTACGTGGTGGTCATGCCGGACGCCGACCTCGAGATGACGGCGAAGATCGTGGGTGACAGCGCATTCGGCTGCGCGGGACAGCGATGCCTGGCGGTGTCGACGGCCATCACCGTCGGAGACGCCTCGAAGCACTTCCCCACCCGGATGGTGGATCTGGCGTCGACGATCCGCGTCGGCAACGGGCTGGACGACAAGGTCCAAATGGGCCCGGTCATCACGCCTGCGAGCAAGTCCCGAATCATGCAGCTCATTGACCGAGGGCTCAACGATGGCGGCACCGCGCTCCTGGACGGGCGTGATGCGCCGATCGAGACAGGGAACTTTCTCAAACCGACGGTGCTCGCCGGCATCGATACCGCGAGCGAGTTGACGACGACTGAAATCTTTGGTCCGGTGCTGTCGTTGAACGAGGCTGCCGATCTGGACGAGGCGATTCAGATTCTCTCGAAGAGCCCGTACGGCAACGCCGCGTCCATCTTCACGTCGAGCGGTGCTGCCGCGCGGAAGTTTCGCTATGAAGCGCCGACCGGCAACGTGGGTGTGAATATCGGCGTTGCCGCACCCATGGCGTACTTCCCGTTCAGCGGATGGAAGGACAGCTTCCTAGGCGTGCTGCACGGCCAGGGGCGCGACGCAATCGAGTTCTACACGGACAAGAAAGTCGTCATCGAACGCTGGCCCAAAGAGTGGAGCCGAAGGTTCTAA
- a CDS encoding DUF3883 domain-containing protein, with protein MLCHNVSVELSPILEVRRRLGLTQAALAELLGVSFVTVNRWERGKSRPSDQVLRRIRTLEAERTSHAAARTSTPASSGSKAVAARTDFLANPEHVRLIAEVERLSYGYVASPTFATETSRIEPLPHQRIAVYEHMLTQPRLRFLLADDAGAGKTIMSGLYIREMQARRLIRRVLIVPPAGLIGNWERELRTLFGLRFRIVRGADAKSENPFARDAGSYVICSVDTLAGTSMFAKLQSREVDPYDVVIFDEAHKLAASRDADLSVRKTDRYQLAEALAGVMATDPEWALPWSANHLLLLTATPHMGKDFPYYALWRLLEPEVLSTEDAFRAFPAEERRKRFIRRTKEEMVRFDGTPIYPQRISDTLGFDLTSGPAGEQELYERTTAYMRTFYNRAGILNPSAARLALGVFQRRLASSTYAVLRSMERRLVRLDEVIERVREGRLTPQELHAAQLRLRDPFEDSTADEEAAVDGRESHEQDEDRLLQVIRTTSLVDLETERREVLGVIELARGVLAASHESKFDVLRELLLKPDYRGEKLIVFTEHRDTLEWVGQRLEGMGFTDRIAAIHGGMDFREREAEVERFRNPSADGGAQYLLATDAAGEGINLQFCWLMVNYDVPWNPARLEQRMGRIHRYGQEHDPVVIVNLVANNTREGLVIGTLLRKLDTIRRELKSDKVFDVVGRIFENVSIASYLADALVQDDGADAARRLEGRLTRDQVDAIRQRERLLFGDGGDVKRELPRLRVVTERETLRRLLPGYVRQFVEDAAKSLRLRVDGDLDGAFSLRPTERGALNPLWEVLESYPPEARGRLTVYRPKADDAVFVHPGEPVFERLRSLVLERFAVDARRGAAFVDPTVSEPYLVFLAELSLVRRPGEPIHNRLIAVKVDVQGHFDPCPVEHFMLLRGCDRFPTEFVSLASRAAELEVLTDEFLRMQVAEPLLAERRRALRQTLPQREDFLIRGFDYQSAELAASRQRLTEKVQQGQSAAKGALERVKDQQRALEKRKAAAVASLHTEPDELSIGQVSVIARALIVPSSVEAERERYDANVEGIAMQVARAFEEAAGSNVRDVSTPPKARAAGLTDYPGFDLLAIYPSGERRAIEVKGRAGTGDVEVSYNEWARACNLRQEYWLHVVFHSASPRPRLVRVQDPFAKLLVKSRGVIVNDRDIIEVGESGGAEPAAGTPLPELLRPLLWDHSFEDLRWPTHRDLVIGRVLQSGGSDAVSWLRKTVGDIELAGWIRKRDGRGLDARQLRFWQTVLDLPERDANRWVKQATENPWGARTGF; from the coding sequence TTGTTATGTCATAATGTGTCCGTGGAGCTCAGCCCAATCCTGGAGGTGCGCCGCCGGCTCGGCCTGACGCAGGCCGCCCTAGCCGAGTTACTTGGCGTTTCGTTCGTCACTGTCAATCGATGGGAGCGCGGCAAGTCACGACCCTCGGACCAAGTACTCCGGCGAATCCGGACGCTCGAAGCTGAACGGACTTCTCACGCGGCCGCGCGAACAAGCACCCCGGCTTCAAGCGGTTCGAAAGCTGTGGCCGCTAGGACCGACTTTCTCGCGAACCCCGAACACGTCCGCCTAATCGCCGAAGTCGAACGCCTCTCGTACGGCTACGTCGCCAGCCCCACATTCGCCACCGAGACATCCCGCATCGAGCCGCTTCCGCACCAGCGTATCGCGGTCTACGAGCACATGCTCACGCAGCCGCGCCTTCGGTTCTTGCTGGCGGACGACGCGGGCGCGGGCAAGACGATCATGTCAGGACTCTACATTCGAGAGATGCAGGCGCGTCGTCTCATCCGCCGGGTCCTCATCGTTCCGCCCGCCGGTCTCATCGGGAACTGGGAGAGAGAGCTCCGGACACTGTTCGGTCTGCGCTTTCGCATCGTTCGCGGCGCAGACGCAAAATCCGAAAATCCCTTCGCCCGCGATGCCGGCAGCTATGTGATCTGCAGCGTTGACACGCTCGCGGGCACGTCGATGTTCGCCAAGCTCCAGAGTCGTGAGGTCGATCCGTACGACGTGGTCATCTTCGACGAGGCACACAAGCTCGCGGCCAGTCGTGACGCGGATCTGAGCGTTCGAAAAACTGACCGATACCAGCTCGCTGAAGCACTCGCGGGGGTCATGGCAACCGACCCTGAATGGGCGCTCCCGTGGTCGGCCAATCATCTGCTTCTGCTCACCGCCACGCCTCATATGGGGAAGGACTTCCCGTACTACGCGCTATGGCGATTGCTCGAACCGGAGGTTCTATCGACCGAGGACGCGTTTCGGGCCTTCCCCGCCGAAGAACGGCGAAAGCGCTTCATCCGGCGAACCAAAGAGGAGATGGTGCGGTTCGATGGCACACCCATATACCCGCAACGGATCTCCGACACGCTTGGCTTCGACCTGACCTCTGGCCCGGCTGGCGAGCAAGAGCTTTACGAGCGGACGACGGCGTACATGCGGACGTTCTACAACCGCGCCGGCATCCTCAATCCATCGGCCGCTCGGCTGGCACTCGGCGTCTTCCAGCGCCGCCTGGCGAGCTCGACGTACGCAGTTCTGCGATCGATGGAGCGCCGTCTCGTTCGGCTAGACGAGGTCATCGAACGCGTGCGTGAGGGTCGCCTGACGCCGCAGGAGTTGCACGCAGCGCAGCTGCGACTGCGCGACCCCTTCGAGGATTCCACGGCGGATGAGGAAGCCGCCGTGGACGGTCGAGAGAGTCACGAGCAGGACGAGGACCGGCTGCTTCAGGTCATCAGAACTACTTCGCTCGTGGATTTGGAAACCGAGCGCCGAGAAGTGCTGGGCGTGATTGAGCTTGCACGAGGCGTGCTCGCGGCCAGCCACGAGTCCAAGTTCGACGTGCTGCGAGAGCTACTGCTCAAACCGGATTACCGGGGAGAGAAGCTCATTGTCTTCACGGAGCATCGGGACACGCTGGAGTGGGTGGGACAGCGTCTGGAGGGCATGGGATTCACCGACAGGATTGCAGCCATTCATGGCGGCATGGATTTCAGAGAGCGAGAGGCCGAAGTTGAACGCTTCCGGAACCCCTCAGCAGACGGTGGCGCGCAATACCTGCTGGCAACAGATGCTGCCGGTGAAGGGATCAACCTGCAGTTCTGCTGGCTGATGGTGAACTACGACGTGCCGTGGAACCCGGCGCGACTCGAACAGCGTATGGGCCGGATCCACCGTTATGGGCAGGAGCACGACCCGGTTGTCATCGTCAACCTCGTCGCGAACAACACGCGGGAAGGGCTGGTCATCGGCACGTTGCTTCGGAAGCTCGACACGATTCGGCGGGAGCTGAAGTCCGACAAAGTCTTCGATGTCGTCGGGCGTATCTTCGAAAACGTCTCGATCGCTTCGTACCTGGCTGACGCGCTGGTCCAGGACGATGGTGCCGACGCGGCCCGGCGGCTCGAGGGTCGCCTCACGCGCGACCAAGTGGACGCCATTCGCCAGCGCGAGCGCCTGCTCTTCGGAGACGGCGGAGACGTCAAGCGGGAGCTACCTCGCTTGCGCGTGGTCACAGAGCGGGAGACGCTGCGCAGGCTTCTACCCGGGTACGTGCGCCAGTTCGTGGAAGATGCCGCCAAATCGCTTCGGCTTCGCGTGGATGGCGATCTTGATGGCGCCTTTTCTCTTCGCCCCACAGAGCGCGGCGCACTGAACCCTCTGTGGGAAGTCCTCGAGAGTTACCCGCCCGAGGCACGAGGTCGGCTGACCGTGTACCGCCCCAAGGCGGACGACGCAGTGTTCGTGCATCCGGGAGAGCCGGTCTTTGAACGACTGCGTTCGCTGGTCCTGGAGCGTTTCGCTGTGGATGCGCGTCGGGGTGCTGCATTCGTGGATCCCACCGTCTCCGAGCCGTATCTGGTCTTTCTGGCGGAGTTGTCGCTTGTCCGCCGACCTGGCGAACCCATTCACAACAGACTCATCGCAGTGAAAGTGGACGTGCAGGGTCACTTCGACCCCTGCCCCGTCGAACATTTCATGCTTCTGCGCGGATGCGATCGATTTCCCACAGAGTTCGTCAGCCTTGCCTCTCGGGCCGCCGAGCTCGAGGTGCTGACGGACGAGTTCCTAAGGATGCAGGTGGCCGAACCGCTGCTTGCCGAACGCCGGCGGGCGTTGCGTCAGACATTGCCTCAGCGAGAAGACTTCCTCATCCGGGGGTTCGACTACCAGTCTGCCGAACTGGCGGCATCCCGGCAGCGGCTCACCGAAAAGGTCCAACAGGGTCAGTCGGCTGCAAAGGGTGCGCTTGAACGCGTGAAGGATCAGCAGCGCGCTCTCGAGAAACGAAAGGCCGCTGCGGTCGCGTCCCTTCACACCGAGCCCGATGAGCTATCGATCGGCCAGGTCTCGGTGATCGCCCGGGCGCTGATCGTGCCTTCCTCCGTTGAAGCCGAACGCGAACGCTACGACGCGAACGTGGAAGGGATCGCGATGCAGGTGGCTCGCGCCTTCGAGGAAGCGGCGGGCTCGAACGTGCGGGACGTCTCCACTCCGCCGAAAGCCCGCGCCGCTGGACTAACCGACTACCCCGGGTTCGATCTGCTCGCGATCTACCCCTCGGGAGAACGCCGGGCCATTGAAGTGAAGGGCCGAGCGGGCACAGGCGACGTTGAGGTGTCCTACAACGAGTGGGCACGCGCCTGCAATCTTCGACAGGAATACTGGCTGCACGTAGTCTTCCACTCGGCATCTCCGCGCCCGCGGCTCGTTCGCGTCCAGGACCCCTTTGCCAAACTGCTCGTCAAGTCGCGCGGGGTCATCGTCAACGACCGCGACATCATTGAGGTTGGCGAAAGCGGGGGGGCGGAACCGGCGGCTGGAACTCCGTTGCCCGAGCTCTTGCGCCCGTTGTTGTGGGACCACTCGTTCGAAGACCTTCGATGGCCAACGCACCGGGATCTCGTGATCGGCCGCGTGCTGCAGAGTGGCGGCAGCGACGCCGTCAGCTGGCTACGGAAAACCGTGGGCGACATTGAACTGGCCGGGTGGATTCGCAAACGTGACGGCCGCGGACTGGACGCTCGCCAGCTACGGTTCTGGCAGACCGTGTTGGATCTCCCTGAGAGGGACGCCAATCGCTGGGTGAAGCAGGCGACGGAAAACCCTTGGGGCGCGAGAACTGGATTTTGA
- a CDS encoding NYN domain-containing protein has product MANVNVYVDGFNLYYGGLKRTPYKWLDLAKLCQIMLPQDVVQHIYYYTARVSARPHNPSAPMDQQVYLRALRTIPNLSVTYGHFMTHSVRMALSRVIPPQQVWVDKTEEKGSDVNLATHLVRDAFQKRFELAVLVTNDSDLAEPVRIVTQELALPVGILNPHQYHSQVLKRLATFVKRIRQSALHASQFPVTLADEKGIFHKPSSW; this is encoded by the coding sequence GTGGCAAACGTCAACGTGTACGTCGACGGCTTCAACCTCTACTACGGCGGGCTCAAGCGCACGCCGTACAAATGGCTGGACCTTGCGAAGCTCTGTCAGATCATGCTGCCGCAGGACGTCGTGCAACACATCTACTACTACACCGCCCGCGTCAGCGCTCGCCCGCACAATCCGTCAGCGCCAATGGACCAGCAGGTTTACCTTCGTGCGCTACGAACGATTCCGAATCTCTCAGTCACGTACGGGCACTTCATGACTCATTCGGTTCGCATGGCGCTCTCACGCGTGATACCGCCTCAGCAGGTGTGGGTCGACAAGACCGAAGAAAAGGGCTCAGACGTGAATCTCGCGACACATCTCGTGCGCGACGCGTTCCAAAAACGCTTCGAGTTGGCTGTACTCGTCACGAACGATTCCGACCTCGCAGAACCAGTGAGGATAGTGACTCAAGAACTGGCCCTGCCCGTCGGCATCTTGAATCCTCACCAGTATCACAGCCAAGTCTTGAAACGGCTCGCGACGTTCGTGAAGCGGATTCGACAGTCAGCCCTGCACGCAAGCCAGTTTCCGGTGACACTCGCCGACGAGAAAGGTATTTTTCACAAGCCATCTTCGTGGTAG
- a CDS encoding MarR family transcriptional regulator yields the protein MIVSGGYMTAEGRIEQLLGCLVQVIGRTAIPEDRVREIVGTASKQVRAFNLCDGTKTQTDIRQKVGLDAGNFSRTARRWVEQGVMFEIGDAGNSKLLHIYPLSKSQKTKAARTRRKR from the coding sequence ATGATCGTTTCTGGAGGCTACATGACGGCAGAAGGTCGCATTGAACAATTGTTGGGTTGTCTTGTTCAAGTAATCGGGCGCACGGCAATACCGGAAGATCGCGTGCGCGAGATTGTCGGCACGGCGTCAAAACAAGTTCGTGCTTTCAACCTCTGTGATGGCACCAAGACGCAAACAGACATCCGTCAGAAGGTCGGTCTTGATGCCGGAAACTTCAGCCGCACTGCCCGACGATGGGTCGAACAAGGTGTCATGTTTGAGATTGGCGACGCCGGCAACTCAAAGCTCCTTCACATCTACCCGCTCAGCAAATCTCAGAAGACAAAGGCAGCCCGAACTCGGAGGAAGAGGTGA
- a CDS encoding DUF1156 domain-containing protein has translation MTNRRLIEVAFPLEQASLDSVHEKNVRHGHISTLHIWPARRPLAACRAALIATLLPDPGTPEKRRELCERIGGKIEKVIEKKKGPGSRGEEKIVKKTIGGILHWGRETENKADIDFFRQEIRKAFGGRAPRVLDPFAGGGAIPLEAMRLGCEVTAVDINPVAWFILKCTLEYPQKLAGQKRPLPDFVRSDAAFMESFFKAQGFKGAMLRSQLRKLGLSDSKKNGAQQHSLKDTQTGKDVDLSIEEHTLEADLAWHVRAWGWWVLREARRELARYYPAYADFQPVKDVDDWRRRHPEQARPRQLVPTFDDGIPDIDSLNADFGGDYLADGRTARWVAKPAVAYLWARTVKCKNCRATIPLLKTRWLAKKEKKRVLLHVEPNSDKTGVSFGIENDVPVAGGNNAQRREHDKRLGHGTMSRAGAWCPCCGKPGTVAMEREDLRTEASAQRMGIALTAVVIDGPSGKEYRLPTELELRLPLVQPRELEETFRRLPFGIPNEPFPEGGSRQTGGSSFTAYAYGKTRWSTVFSSRQLLSLGAFTYWIRSSHESAASFGYPTAWTEALPAYLYTALSRLADRNSEFCTWQLGAEKIGHTFTRFALPITWDFVEVMPWADSSGGFLQAVDWVAQVAAHLLDMASAPPSQVVCGSAINARDSGVDLIITDPPYYDSIQYSDLMDFFLVWLRRTLHGSSSEIDRVLLDPLGPKWNHDLNDGELIDEASRHLGDAEQSRRVYEDGMSRAFRACFEALNPNGRLVVVFANKQPDAWEALVASITRAGFCVDGSWPIRTERAGRMRSLASAALASSVWLICRKRDVAARPGWDNVVLGEMRRTISQELREFWDAGIRGPDFVWAATGPALEAYSKHPVVKKANDPGETMSVSEFLRAVRRMVVEFVVGRVIGELTHGQAVVGIEGLTGLDDVTTYYLLHRHDFGMNDAPAGACILYALSCNLSEGDLADRYAILLRSGGVEQGDDGEPVEGDADAEGDVTEGSGSTFKLRPWKQRRRAGLGMATVNASVTVPLVDMAHHLMHLWIDGDVHKVNAYIDERGLRRSDTFRHVLQALIELAKESSDERSVLERISNHLQARGQAPASLRDVGLGVAAVDEQE, from the coding sequence ATGACCAACCGTCGTCTCATCGAAGTCGCCTTCCCTCTCGAACAGGCGTCACTCGACTCGGTACACGAAAAGAACGTGCGCCACGGGCATATCTCGACCCTGCACATCTGGCCGGCGCGCCGGCCGCTGGCGGCCTGTCGGGCGGCGCTCATTGCCACGCTGCTGCCTGATCCCGGCACACCTGAGAAGCGGCGCGAGCTGTGCGAGCGCATCGGCGGGAAGATCGAGAAGGTCATCGAGAAGAAGAAGGGCCCAGGAAGCCGCGGCGAGGAGAAGATCGTCAAGAAGACGATTGGCGGCATCCTTCACTGGGGCCGCGAGACCGAGAACAAAGCTGACATCGACTTCTTCCGTCAAGAGATCCGGAAGGCGTTCGGCGGCCGTGCGCCGCGTGTGCTCGACCCATTCGCCGGCGGTGGCGCCATCCCCCTCGAGGCGATGCGCCTCGGGTGTGAGGTCACGGCCGTCGACATCAATCCGGTCGCCTGGTTCATCCTGAAGTGCACGCTCGAGTATCCGCAAAAGCTCGCCGGTCAGAAACGGCCGCTTCCGGACTTCGTTCGCTCGGACGCCGCCTTCATGGAGAGCTTCTTCAAGGCGCAGGGCTTCAAGGGGGCGATGCTCCGCAGCCAGCTGCGCAAGCTGGGGCTAAGTGACTCGAAGAAGAACGGGGCGCAGCAGCACTCGCTCAAGGACACGCAGACCGGAAAGGATGTCGACCTTTCAATCGAAGAACACACTCTGGAAGCAGATCTGGCCTGGCACGTCCGGGCGTGGGGCTGGTGGGTGCTGCGCGAGGCACGCCGCGAGCTGGCGCGCTACTACCCTGCCTACGCGGATTTCCAGCCAGTGAAGGACGTGGACGACTGGCGCCGACGGCACCCGGAGCAGGCACGACCGAGGCAGCTCGTCCCGACTTTCGACGACGGAATACCCGACATCGATTCGCTGAACGCCGATTTCGGCGGCGACTACTTGGCCGACGGCCGCACTGCGCGCTGGGTAGCCAAGCCGGCGGTTGCCTACCTCTGGGCGCGGACCGTGAAGTGCAAAAACTGCCGCGCGACGATTCCCTTGTTGAAGACGCGTTGGCTAGCCAAGAAGGAGAAAAAGCGCGTCTTGCTTCACGTAGAACCGAACAGCGATAAAACCGGAGTCTCGTTCGGTATCGAGAATGACGTGCCAGTTGCCGGAGGCAACAACGCGCAGCGCCGCGAACACGATAAGCGGCTTGGGCACGGAACAATGAGCCGCGCGGGTGCCTGGTGTCCGTGCTGCGGCAAACCCGGCACTGTAGCCATGGAACGCGAAGACCTTCGCACTGAGGCGTCGGCGCAGCGAATGGGTATCGCCTTGACCGCGGTCGTGATTGATGGGCCGAGCGGTAAGGAGTATAGGCTACCGACCGAGCTGGAACTACGTCTTCCTCTGGTGCAGCCACGAGAGCTCGAGGAAACATTTCGGAGGCTTCCGTTTGGGATTCCGAACGAACCGTTTCCTGAAGGCGGGAGTCGCCAGACTGGTGGGTCGTCGTTTACTGCCTACGCTTACGGCAAGACAAGGTGGAGCACCGTATTTAGCAGTCGGCAATTGCTCTCCTTAGGGGCGTTCACGTACTGGATCAGGAGCTCCCACGAGTCGGCCGCCAGCTTCGGGTACCCGACTGCCTGGACAGAAGCACTGCCTGCGTACCTGTATACGGCGCTTTCGCGTCTGGCTGATCGGAATAGTGAGTTCTGCACATGGCAACTTGGCGCGGAAAAGATTGGACATACATTCACACGCTTCGCGCTCCCGATAACATGGGACTTTGTCGAGGTCATGCCCTGGGCTGATTCCAGCGGCGGTTTCCTGCAAGCCGTCGATTGGGTAGCACAGGTAGCCGCACACCTTCTCGACATGGCAAGCGCACCACCGTCCCAGGTGGTATGCGGGTCCGCGATCAATGCTCGAGACAGCGGAGTGGATCTGATCATCACTGATCCGCCATACTACGATTCGATTCAGTACTCGGATCTGATGGACTTCTTCCTCGTGTGGCTACGGCGGACGCTGCATGGGTCTTCGAGCGAAATTGATCGCGTCTTGTTGGATCCGCTCGGACCCAAGTGGAATCACGACCTCAATGACGGCGAGCTCATCGACGAAGCCAGCCGACACCTCGGAGACGCGGAACAATCACGCCGCGTCTATGAAGATGGAATGTCACGAGCTTTTAGGGCTTGCTTCGAAGCTCTCAACCCTAATGGCCGTCTTGTTGTCGTGTTCGCGAATAAACAGCCGGATGCCTGGGAAGCGCTGGTAGCGTCAATTACCCGAGCAGGCTTTTGTGTTGATGGCTCCTGGCCTATTCGGACAGAGCGTGCAGGCAGAATGCGTTCACTTGCATCGGCCGCCCTCGCTTCTTCGGTGTGGCTCATCTGTCGGAAGCGCGACGTCGCAGCGCGGCCTGGCTGGGACAATGTCGTTCTTGGCGAAATGCGCCGGACGATCAGCCAAGAGCTGCGAGAGTTTTGGGACGCCGGAATCCGGGGACCGGACTTCGTCTGGGCAGCCACTGGTCCTGCGCTTGAGGCGTACAGCAAGCACCCAGTGGTTAAGAAAGCGAACGACCCGGGCGAGACGATGTCAGTGTCAGAATTTCTGCGAGCTGTTCGCCGCATGGTTGTCGAGTTCGTCGTTGGCCGCGTCATCGGAGAGCTAACACATGGCCAGGCCGTAGTAGGCATCGAGGGCCTTACGGGCTTGGACGACGTAACGACCTACTACCTCCTTCACCGTCACGACTTCGGGATGAACGACGCACCGGCAGGCGCCTGCATTCTATATGCGCTCTCGTGCAATCTGTCGGAAGGCGATCTCGCGGATCGATACGCGATCCTCCTGCGCTCCGGCGGCGTTGAGCAGGGCGACGACGGAGAACCCGTCGAGGGAGACGCGGACGCCGAGGGCGATGTGACCGAAGGTTCTGGCAGTACGTTCAAGCTTCGACCGTGGAAGCAGCGCCGGCGTGCTGGACTCGGGATGGCGACAGTGAACGCCTCCGTCACCGTGCCTCTCGTCGATATGGCGCATCACCTCATGCACCTCTGGATCGATGGTGACGTCCACAAAGTGAACGCGTACATCGACGAGCGCGGCCTCCGGCGAAGTGACACGTTCCGGCATGTCCTGCAGGCGTTGATCGAACTGGCGAAGGAGAGCAGCGACGAACGCTCTGTCCTCGAGCGCATTTCGAATCATCTTCAGGCCAGAGGTCAGGCACCGGCATCCCTTCGCGATGTCGGCTTGGGTGTAGCAGCGGTTGACGAACAGGAGTAG